In the Candidatus Saccharibacteria bacterium oral taxon 488 genome, one interval contains:
- a CDS encoding leucine--tRNA ligase, with amino-acid sequence MKRYNPTEIEKKWQDKWEADGTYVTDLSDTTRPKYYSLSMLPGITGAGIHIGHGRTFQFADIKARLKRQQGYNTYHPIGWDSFGLPVENYAIKVGKTPRVAHDEAKAHFIAQLKRLGFSYDWSKEISTADPEYYKWTQWIFTQLYKHDLAYQKEQLQWWCDTDNTVLANEQVEGGKCWRCGNPVTKRNLKQWFFRITAYADEILEATDDLDWTEMVKTMQKNWIGRSVGAEVEFAVEGCDDVITVFTTRPDTLFGATYVALAPEHPLVSQLVNADTRAKVEAYIQAAQQKSDVERQENKDKTGVFTGSYAINPVNGQKVPIWVADYVLSGYGTGAVMAVPAHDERDFAFAEKFDLPIVQVVDKPEDSADVGCYTGEGELINSGQFDSTRSEDAREQIVAWLEQQGSGRGKTTYKMRDWLISRQRYWGAPIPMVHVDGFGPIAVADECLPVILPEVENFKPTGGNTSVLAQVDDWVRVWVDVETGKTAPITEPKPAGDNWHEGRRETDTLDGYACSSWYFLRYLDPHNDAEAWDPERINHWMPVDYYNGADHAVAHLLYSRFWMRFFYKLGLVPTPEPFKRMMYNAYIMAPDGQKMSKSKGNVIDPMEIMDSGYGADALRVYEMFIAPYDMDAPWDPRGVPGTYRFLNRVWNLVQEFVEAATLPPLTEAVKCSRIADASAERSREISSGDLSEECTLEEDGDVVAELLRLTHLTIKKVTRDIEDEKFNTAVAAMMEMVNGLYKIKEAQGIQASATWRFTLESLLQILAPFAPHITEELWHELGHTDTIHVNHWPKWDEKYLVSDTMTIIVQVNGKLRSKLELPVDADKEAIEQRALDDEKVRAYLNARAPKKVIYVLGKLVNIVV; translated from the coding sequence ATGAAACGCTACAATCCGACGGAAATTGAGAAAAAATGGCAAGATAAATGGGAGGCTGACGGCACCTACGTCACCGACCTTAGTGATACGACGCGCCCAAAGTACTACAGTCTCAGTATGTTGCCTGGTATCACTGGAGCCGGTATTCACATCGGTCACGGTCGGACGTTTCAGTTTGCCGACATTAAAGCGCGCCTCAAGCGCCAACAGGGCTATAATACTTATCATCCAATTGGTTGGGACAGCTTCGGACTGCCAGTGGAAAATTACGCTATCAAGGTTGGTAAAACGCCGCGGGTAGCACATGACGAAGCTAAGGCTCATTTCATTGCTCAGTTGAAGCGCCTCGGCTTTAGTTATGATTGGTCAAAGGAGATTTCTACTGCCGACCCTGAGTATTACAAGTGGACTCAGTGGATTTTTACGCAGCTATACAAGCACGATTTGGCGTACCAGAAGGAGCAGCTACAATGGTGGTGCGATACCGACAATACGGTGCTAGCTAACGAGCAGGTTGAGGGCGGCAAATGTTGGCGCTGCGGCAATCCTGTCACCAAGCGCAACCTCAAGCAGTGGTTTTTCCGTATTACGGCCTATGCCGATGAGATTTTGGAGGCGACTGACGACTTGGATTGGACGGAAATGGTCAAAACTATGCAGAAAAATTGGATCGGTCGGTCGGTCGGTGCGGAGGTTGAGTTTGCGGTTGAAGGCTGCGACGATGTCATCACTGTTTTCACTACGCGCCCTGACACACTGTTTGGTGCGACGTATGTGGCACTGGCACCAGAGCATCCGTTAGTATCCCAGTTGGTCAATGCCGACACGCGGGCCAAGGTTGAAGCGTACATCCAAGCAGCCCAGCAAAAGTCTGACGTTGAACGTCAGGAAAACAAAGACAAAACCGGCGTCTTTACTGGCAGTTACGCTATCAATCCAGTCAACGGACAGAAAGTGCCAATTTGGGTGGCTGACTACGTACTGAGTGGCTATGGCACAGGTGCGGTCATGGCAGTGCCAGCGCATGATGAACGCGACTTTGCCTTTGCTGAGAAATTTGATCTACCAATTGTTCAAGTAGTTGACAAGCCGGAGGATTCGGCAGATGTTGGTTGCTACACTGGTGAAGGTGAATTGATCAATTCTGGGCAATTCGACAGTACGCGTAGTGAGGATGCCCGCGAGCAAATCGTAGCGTGGCTGGAACAACAGGGTTCTGGTCGTGGTAAAACTACTTACAAAATGCGCGATTGGCTGATTTCTCGCCAGCGGTACTGGGGTGCGCCAATTCCGATGGTTCATGTTGACGGTTTCGGGCCAATAGCTGTGGCGGACGAATGTTTGCCGGTGATTTTGCCAGAGGTCGAGAACTTCAAGCCGACGGGCGGTAATACGTCGGTCCTAGCGCAAGTTGATGATTGGGTGCGCGTGTGGGTTGACGTCGAGACGGGTAAAACCGCGCCGATTACTGAGCCAAAGCCCGCGGGTGACAATTGGCATGAAGGCCGACGCGAAACGGACACATTGGATGGCTATGCCTGCTCCAGTTGGTATTTCCTGCGTTATCTTGACCCGCACAATGACGCCGAGGCGTGGGATCCAGAGCGCATTAATCACTGGATGCCAGTTGATTATTACAATGGCGCCGATCATGCGGTAGCACACCTATTGTATAGCCGTTTTTGGATGCGATTTTTCTATAAACTGGGCTTGGTGCCAACACCCGAGCCGTTCAAGCGGATGATGTATAACGCCTACATCATGGCGCCAGACGGTCAAAAAATGTCCAAATCTAAGGGCAACGTCATCGACCCGATGGAGATTATGGATAGCGGCTACGGTGCCGATGCACTGCGTGTTTACGAGATGTTCATCGCGCCGTACGATATGGATGCACCGTGGGATCCGCGCGGGGTGCCGGGGACGTATCGGTTCTTAAACCGAGTGTGGAATTTGGTACAGGAGTTTGTTGAGGCGGCTACATTACCTCCTCTGACAGAGGCTGTGAAGTGTTCGCGAATAGCGGACGCTTCAGCCGAACGCTCGCGAGAAATCTCCAGTGGAGATTTGAGCGAAGAGTGTACTCTGGAAGAGGATGGTGATGTAGTTGCGGAGCTGTTGCGCCTCACTCACCTCACTATCAAGAAAGTCACCCGCGATATCGAGGACGAAAAATTCAATACGGCAGTGGCGGCGATGATGGAAATGGTCAATGGCTTGTATAAAATTAAAGAAGCGCAGGGTATTCAAGCATCAGCAACGTGGCGGTTTACCTTGGAGAGTTTGCTACAAATCTTAGCACCATTTGCACCGCACATCACCGAAGAATTGTGGCATGAATTGGGCCATACTGATACCATTCACGTCAATCACTGGCCAAAGTGGGATGAGAAATATCTGGTGAGTGATACGATGACCATCATCGTTCAGGTCAATGGCAAGCTTCGATCAAAGTTAGAGCTGCCGGTTGATGCCGATAAAGAGGCGATTGAGCAGCGGGCGCTGGATGATGAAAAAGTTCGTGCCTATCTCAATGCCCGGGCACCGAAAAAGGTGATTTATGTACTGGGGAAGTTGGTGAATATTGTTGTCTAG